The segment ACAAGAAAAACGGATGGAACAGAGTCATCCCCGAGATTATAAACTCTCCTCGCTCTTTTCCAGCTCTGATCCCCATATGATGCGCGATGTTTTCTCCGGCACTGTCTCCGGCGATGAACACTCTACCGAAGTCTGCGTTTTCGTTCAGCCAATCTTCCGGACCAGACCCGGAGATGTGTCTGAATATCCATTCCATCGCGTCCCACGAGTCTTCATACACTATGGGAACATGGTGCTCAGGCGCACGCCGGTAGTCCACGGAGACGGCTATGCAGTCAGCGGCTGAGACCACAGATGTGAGGAAAGTGTGGTAAATTGGAGAGAAAGCTGTTCCCATGATGAAACCTCCACCGTGAAAGTAGACGAGGAGTGGGACCTTCTTCTTATTCTCTTCACCGGCTAGGGCTTTACGAAGGAGGTATATCCGGAGAGAGAGGTTTTTCTCCGGTGAGTAGACGGCGTCTTTAGAAACGACGGCGTTTTGAGGGTTTTAGTGAAGGCGGGACGAAGGTTTCGGCCACGAGGCGTTCGATTCGGCCGTTCTTGTAGACTCGAAACCTTGGATAATAGTCGTATTCGAGCTCGGAGTCTGAATCCATTGTAAAGAGTCGGTGACGATGAAGAGATGATTTGGTGTTTACAAATTTTTATGAATGATCTTTGCTCTCAAACTCCTCTACTTTCTAGAGGTTTTTGGTCGAGGCATTTTGTTGTTTTCAGATCTTCTCATTTACACTTACACCTGCTAAACTAATAATTCATTGGTTCAAATAATGAAATGcgattttttgataaaaaatataatatacattGGTAAACTTTTTTGTGAATCACAGTCGGTATACATCTATAATAATAATCTTGGCTTTTCTCTCACCTCAGCCCTCCACGTCCTTCTTTTTGATGTGGGCATTTGCCGCCACGTGTCGGCTCTTTACTGGTCACGcttttcctattttttttttaaaattttttccCTTACTCTATTGGGCTCTGGCGTATTCTCTTTGGGCTATGGGGTTTTCTAATTTGTTCCACCATCGCGGCCCAGCTGAAGCACGCCTAGGGCTTCGACGTCTGTTCTTTGTCTTCGTCTTCTACCTTCTCATCTCTGAGTCGAGACCACGCAGAGATTCGAGACTGTTCCGTATGCCTAACGCCTCCGATCTCAATAACTTCGCACCTTAACTCCACCTCACTCCTTTTACTCCACTCCTTCTACTTCAATTGCGCCATCAATACACCTCTTCGTTTTCCATCGTATCCGGCTTGATCCTCACCTATAAATACGGCATCAAGCGATCTTACGATGCACACCTCAAATCTATCGAACTTTAGAAGTACGCTCTTTTCTAATCTCTTTTCTATCAACCGATTTCGATGGCGTTCACTCTTCTTAGCGACTTGAAAGCCGGCCGATGCTCCAATACCGCGGAGGTCCGTCTGCTGAGGGTTTGGGAGGCTAGGAATATCAACAAGGGCATGGAGCTAATGAGTCTTGACATGTTGCTAATCGATGAGAACGTAAGATCCGTTTGACTCTTCTAAAACCtcttaatattttgtttgtCTAAGATCCGTTTTAATCTTCTACCATCTCttaattgtttaattttctAAGATCCGTTTTAATCTCCAAAAATCtcttaatagtttaattttctatagattctaatttttttaatcttcatTGCTCCATCAGTCTACTGTCGTGCACGGAACTGTCTCTGCCCTTCTCCAGCTTAGGTTCAGACCACGTATGACGGAGGGATCTGTATACACACTAAGCGGCTTCGATGTGACGCGCAGCAGCCCGAAATACCGGCTATCTGATGCGCCAGTAGCCATTCGTTTCAATGATGGCACCGAATTTGAAAAGCTAGCAACGACATCTCGGACGATACCCACGGAGCACTTCCGTTTCCGACCGTACGACCAGATACTTGGACTAGCCAACACTGGCAGACAACTCCCtggtatataaacattttgttatttttttttatggtcgTCGTTTACTTATGTCATGCTCTAACGTTCTCCCAATCCATACTATGTCAGACGTAATGGGAGAGCTTAGTGCAATTAGGAGCACAATAACTGACCGTATCCCTGGGGCTCAGCGCGTAATGCTTAACTTGCGTCTTGAGAGGTATTGTCAATCTTCTCAGTTTCATTTGTTATTCTTTTAACTCTAGCATATCACTGACTCACTttttaacatgatttttt is part of the Brassica rapa cultivar Chiifu-401-42 chromosome A09, CAAS_Brap_v3.01, whole genome shotgun sequence genome and harbors:
- the LOC103842658 gene encoding LOW QUALITY PROTEIN: probable carboxylesterase 1 (The sequence of the model RefSeq protein was modified relative to this genomic sequence to represent the inferred CDS: deleted 1 base in 1 codon), encoding MDSDSELEYDYYPRFRVYKNGRIERLVAETFVPPSLNPQNAVVSKDAVYSPEKNLSLRIYLLRKALAGEENKKKVPLLVYFHGGGFIMGTAFSPIYHTFLTSVVSAADCIAVSVDYRRAPEHHVPIVYEDSWDAMEWIFRHISGSGPEDWLNENADFGRVFIAGDSAGENIAHHMGIRAGKERGEFIISGMTLFHPFFLSRVGAVGYFEGLWDIASPTSDKGVVDPWINVVGSDLSGLGCLRVLVMVAGKDVLAREGWVYAEELKKSGWEGKVEVMETKGEGHVFHLRNPNSDRARVVVQRFEEFLKR
- the LOC117127840 gene encoding uncharacterized protein LOC117127840 produces the protein MAFTLLSDLKAGRCSNTAEVRLLRVWEARNINKGMELMSLDMLLIDENSTVVHGTVSALLQLRFRPRMTEGSVYTLSGFDVTRSSPKYRLSDAPVAIRFNDGTEFEKLATTSRTIPTEHFRFRPYDQILGLANTGRQLPDVMGELSAIRSTITDRIPGAQRVMLNLRLESDTTVCVSIFDSLALAFHSKLDVYGKEPRIVVVTAVNPKLVSGKLYLNGTSATRVFFDSETAVTKWWYRPGRVFIQGGSRTED